A genome region from Arachis duranensis cultivar V14167 chromosome 6, aradu.V14167.gnm2.J7QH, whole genome shotgun sequence includes the following:
- the LOC107493068 gene encoding protein FAR1-RELATED SEQUENCE 6-like, whose translation MPWWIQKLEITGNGSWSIYTMTWTTTRFMVETSLVTNKRSQRELLSHASLTAVGFDYHHRHRPERPSSSNTNTLIVRFALERQPRGHPACTVRESVCFLWLMSTSQVEGVSSVVALPPPSPCRSSLMECVVGEPVDYVPSLGGNEISSNPNENIVEPLVIDPVQMTKATQMLDVTDDGSDEMDICDYLPDHGTLEEDEIPSVGMRFAKFQLAHDFYVSYVKKVRFATKIRMTTFDKITIEPVNQAIHCNQDRIHGSRVKAPTRKNPISAAWCKARIYVKFDKEKQEWLFFKVELRHTHPCSAKKVVHYREYRQLSMHANYVIQNNDEAGIRPNKTFLSLANESGGPSNLGFSEKDLRNYITARLQTSNANADVREMMNYFMRMKDINPNFFYAVKLDDECRFRSAVWVDARCMTSYEYYGDVVSLDSTYSTNRHALPFVSFIGVNHHGKSTLLGCALLGNEKIPSYEWVFTQWLTCMGTTPQCIITDQCRYMYGAIRKALPNTRHRWCIWRIMKKFPQKLGGYRQYGELYPDLRNIVFNSRTEEAFERKWFEFMEEYNLHDNTWLSDLYDDRRMWVPLFFKGEFWAAMRSTQKSGSMHAFYGGILHSKTSLVQFVHEYDNVLGTKEQRKLEDDAVDSRGEYTTSMFRDVQMEFVKKADCKASVVTEDWPVVRMKVEEEKLVDDTMICVSYVVHFDRSTQEVRCECNLFESSVYKVPSCYVLPRWSKNIKRKHTYIKSSHDVSRSDLSHNAFKGLCAHFYNIAQEFINDEDETNLLHAPLEETRAKLSEHRAKKRSESVAENHTSIGSQHSNVLGVVDIQATSLVTTKGRPKSKRLGSNLEKSFKKSSQRKNKNASSVVHSNTYQDTSTGDPIAQTVPEQVGSFMSLLSSFDKS comes from the exons ATGCCGTGGTGGATTCAGAAACTAGAGATAACTGGAAATGGTTCTTGGAGCATTTACACAATGACTTGGACAACTACAAGGTTCATGGTTGAAACTTCATTAGTGACCAACAAAAG GTCTCAACGAGAACTACTCTCCCACGCGTCACTTACCGCAGTCGGATTCGACTACCACCACCGTCATAGGCCGGAAAGGCCTTCTTCCAGCAACACCAACACGCTTATTGTTCGATTTGCGTTGGAACGGCAACCACGCGGACATCCAGCGTGCACAGTAAGAGAGAGCGTGTGTTTCTTGTGGTTGATGTCGACGTCGCAAGTAGAAGGGGTTTCAAGTGTGGTTGCTCTTCCACCCCCGTCACCCTGCCGGAGTTCATTAATGGAGTGCGTTGTGGGTGAACCGGTGGATTATGTTCCATCTCTCGGTGGAaatgagatttcatccaatccAAATGAAAATATAGTTGAACCTCTCGTCATCGATCCTGTGCAAATGACTAAG GCCACGCAAATGTTGGATGTTACTGATGATGGAAGTGATGAGATGGATATTTGTGACTAT CTGCCTGATCATGgtaccctggaggaagatgaAATACCAAGTGTTGGGATGCGGTTTGCGAAGTTTCAACTAGCGCATGATTTTTATGTTAGCTACGTCAAGAAAGTTAGGTTTGCAACTAAGATAAGGATGACAACATTTGACAAGATCACGATAGAACCCGTTAACCAGGCTATCCACTGTAATCAGGATCGCATCCACGGGTCTCGTGTCAAAGCACCAACGCGCAAAAATCCGATTTCAGCCGCATGGTGCAAGGCAAGAATATATGTGAAATTTGATAAGGAGAAGCAAGAGTGGCTTTTCTTTAAGGTTGAGTTGAGGCACACGCACCCATGTTCGGCGAAGAAGGTAGTGCACTACCGTGAGTATAGGCAGCTGAGCATGCATGCGAATTATGTGATTCAGAATAATGACGAGGCTGGGATTCGACCAAACAAGACCTTCCTATCTTTGGCCAATGAATCTGGGGGCCCGTCGAATCTGGGATTCTCAGAAAAGGATTTAAGAAACTATATTACAGCAAGACTCCAAACGAGCAACGCAAATGCGGATGTTAGGGAGATGATGAACTATTTCATGAGAATGAAAGACATCAATCCAAACTTTTTCTATGCAGTGAAATTGGACGATGAGTGTAGATTTAGGAGTGCAGTTTGGGTTGATGCAAGGTGCATGACTTCCTATGAATACTACGGAGACGTTGTGTCACTCGATAGCACTTACAGTACAAACAG GCATGCGTTACCGTTTGTGTCGTTCATCGGTGTCAACCACCATGGTAAGTCAACCCTCCTTGGATGTGCGCTGTTAGGAAACGAGAAAATTCCGAGTTATGAGTGGGTTTTTACACAATGGTTGACGTGCATGGGAACAACTCCACAGTGCATCATTACTGATCAATGTAGATACATGTATGGTGCGATTAGAAAGGCGTTACCCAATACACGTCACCGTTGGTGCATATGGCGCATCATGAAGAAGTTTCCTCAGAAGCTTGGAGGTTATCGTCAGTACGGAGAGTTGTATCCCGACCTCAGGAACATTGTTTTTAACTCTCGAACGGAGGAGGCATTTGAGagaaaatggtttgaatttatGGAGGAGTACAATTTACATGACAACACATGGCTGTCAG ATCTTTATGATGACCGACGCATGTGGGTTCCTCTATTCTTCAAGGGAGAATTTTGGGCTGCCATGAGGAGTACACAAAAGAGTGGGAGCATGCACGCATTTTATGGTGGAATCTTACACAGCAAGACTAGCTTGGTCCAATTTGTTCACGAATATGACAATGTGCTTGGAACCAAGGAGCAGAGGAAATTAGAGGATGATGCAGTAGACTCCAGGGGG GAGTACACTACTAGCATGTTTAGGGATGTTCAAATGGAGTTTGTGAAAAAGGCTGACTGCAAAGCATCAGTAGTTACTGAAGACTGGCCAGTGGTACGCATGAAGGTGGAAGAGGAAAAATTAGTAGATGATACTATGATCTGTGTTTCGTATGTTGTCCACTTTGACCGCTCCACACAGGAGGTTCGTTGTGAGTGCAACCTTTTTGAGAGTTCAG TGTATAAAGTACCTTCCTGCTATGTTCTCCCTCGTTGGAGCAAGAATATAAAGCGCAAGCATACTTATATCAAGAGCAGTCACGACGTCAGTCGGTCAGATTTGAGTCATAATGCATTCAAGGGATTATGTGCACACTTTTACAACATTGCGCAAGAGTTCATAAATGACGAGGATGAAACTAATTTGCTGCATGCTCCTTTAGAAGAAACAAGGGCCAAGTTGAGTGAGCATCGTGCTAAGAAGAGGTCCGAGAGCGTGGCGGAGAACCACACCAGCATTGGCTCACAACATTCGAATGTTCTCGGTGTAGTCGACATCCAAGCAACATCGTTGGTCACTACAAAGGGCCGGCCAAAGAGTAAGAGGCTCGGATCAAACCTTGAGAAGTCCTTCAAGAAATCTAGTCAGAGAAAAAACAAGAACGCTTCCTCG GTGGTTCATTCAAATACATATCAGGATACAAGTACTGGTGATCCTATTGCCCAGACTGTGCCCGAACAAGTGGGGAGCTTCATGTCTTTGCTAAGCTCCTTTGACAAAAGTTAG
- the LOC107493165 gene encoding uncharacterized protein LOC107493165: protein MPFTMKIQPIDSDVCEETRRLELVKPVAKWRLKRLFERQFPSVLRSSAAAVEKTAGDDAHFGKDVAGADLEPNSVCLARMVQSFMEDNHDNKHPVSVKCSRNRCNCFNGNCDDNSDGESDAGFGETNQPSSSEALEILKGLVACGSKSERNLLADTAKIVEKNKIICKRKDGDCRKLVTEALLALGYDAAICKSRWEKTPFYPAGEYEYIDVIIGNERVLVDVDFRSEFEIARPTKAYKAILQTVPYIFVGKCERLQSMVAIVSEAAKQSLKKKGMPVPPWRKVEYVRAKWLSPHTRVFPPSSSQGIKNNAEENQVLAGGAGEFKVSRCESDESNIVIQSKPPEIKAKSSLSALAAVLNETP, encoded by the exons atgcctTTTACAATGAAGATTCAGCCGATTGATTCTGACGTTTGTGAAGAGACGAGGAGGCTGGAGTTGGTGAAGCCGGTGGCCAAGTGGCGGTTGAAGCGGCTCTTCGAGCGCCAGTTCCCCAGCGTTCTGAGGAGCTCGGCGGCGGCGGTGGAGAAGACCGCCGGCGACGATGCGCATTTCGGCAAGGACGTAGCTGGTGCCGATTTGGAACCGAACTCTGTGTGTCTGGCGAGAATGGTGCAGAGTTTCATGGAAGATAATCACGATAATAAGCACCCGGTTTCCGTTAAGTGTTCCCGTAACCGCTGTAACTGCTTCAACGGCAACTGCGACGACAACTCCGACGGTGAATCGGACGCCGGTTTCGGAGAAACTAACCAGCCTTCCTCCAGCGAAGCTCTCGAAATCCTCAAG GGTTTGGTGGCGTGTGGCAGCAAGAGCGAGAGGAATCTGTTAGCGGACACAGCGAAGATAGTTGAGAAGAACAAGATAATCTGCAAACGCAAAGACGGCGATTGCAGAAAGCTCGTCACGGAGGCTTTGTTAGCTCTTGGCTACGATGCTGCAATCTGCAAATCTCGCTGGGAGAAAACTCCTTTCTATCCCGCTG GGGAATACGAGTACATTGACGTGATAATTGGGAACGAGAGGGTGCTGGTTGACGTTGATTTCAGATCGGAGTTCGAGATTGCTCGCCCGACCAAGGCGTACAAGGCGATCCTTCAAACTGTTCCGTACATATTCGTTGGCAAGTGTGAGCGGTTGCAGAGTATGGTGGCGATTGTGTCCGAGGCGGCGAAGCAGAgcttgaagaagaagggaatGCCGGTTCCGCCGTGGAGGAAGGTCGAATACGTCAGAGCGAAATGGCTCTCCCCTCACACGCGAGTTTTTCCCCCTTCCTCGTCGCAAGGGATCAAAAACAACGCGGAGGAAAACCAGGTTTTGGCCGGCGGCGCCGGCGAGTTTAAAGTGAGTCGTTGCGAGTCGGATGAGTCTAATATTGTGATCCAATCCAAACCACCGGAGATAAAGGCTAAGAGCTCGCTCTCTGCTTTGGCTGCTGTGTTAAATGAAACCccataa